A genome region from Bacteroidales bacterium includes the following:
- a CDS encoding choice-of-anchor L domain-containing protein has product MKNLYKYLFGIAIFCIISLFNEVNATTVTIGTGTSYQRQPFGMYYGYERSSAIYTSTEIGGTGSITSLGFNVEASQTSSASVVIYLKTTTSSIQTAGTWANMISGATTVYSGTLSFTSTGWKTITLTTPFNYTGDNLMVCIETNYGGTGSTSYPYFRYTSSTSKHEIWYQNTSAPTGNGTVNSYRPNIQITYDNCAVPTTQATNITSSDICASEATISWTRGNGSNCAVFMYQGSTGTAAPINGTTYTANTAFGSGTQIGTSGWYCIYNGGGTSVSVTGLTASTAYRVQVCEYNCATTNTKYNTTSTTNNPNNFSTTSVPCYCDASATTCQEYISRVQLGTIDNSTVCTSGGYTDYTAQSTNMSIGSNYSIVVTNGSGGVSDQCGIWIDWNQDGDFGDPNETVTVLGTPGAGQYTATVAPPASSTLGTTRMRVRITYTGTLDPCGTTNYGEVEDYSINVQAGSCVTPGAPINVTGTATGLTTANLSWAAGSPTGSATITYYWVVGTSPTVDYNSVTTHGYTNGTSATVSTLLCNTTYYLRVYASSSCNGTTSDYTTSATFTTNPCPVIPANDQCSGAIALSCNSSTPGTTTAATSTGDPTATCGTTITAPGVWYKYTSTGANDVTVSLCGSALDTKLSIYSGTCASLSCITGEDDDYTICGDNDPSITFTSVNGTTYYFFVHGTGTATGDFTINVTCSPITLPNCPTLNSPSNGATNIGTAASLNWTAPTTGGAVVSYNVYFGTSSNPPFVANVGTALTYSPTGMTAGTTYYWKVTSVNAAGESSSCTIKRFTTSSITDLTVNNTSYTASYMVEHYLISGCLEDSLVKFTGNSRQIGYFQGGSSTIGYHSGIVLSSGNAKDAEGPNSYTNNGIDYGGDGDATINAISGYDSEDAAVLEFYFKPSSNTVSFRYTFASEEYNEWVGSTYNDAFGFFLTGGPENYNSKNIALIPGTSTPVTINNVNHGHADSGCGPGPGTNPSYFRDNACTVSGSYPYKIECDGLTTVLTATAAVTPCKWYHIKLVVADVSDGIYDSWVFLEANSFSSGSGVAMSVANPTGTKHSYEGCTSSITFTRTDTVDTSAPINVSYSMGGTTTSGTDYTAPQNPVTIPIGVNSVTIPLYTNSDGVTEGIESIIITVTAGGCPCNPDIIKDTIFLHDFVGVSAHIQEADQSICNGASVTLHGVVTAGNYYQYSWSSSGGMATVHTQNITVSPTSTTYYYLLVRDSCENVARDTVRITVNTFSSIPTSATATPSTICNGESTTLAVVGGSLGTGATWHWYSSSCGGTAVGTGSSISVSPTTSTTYYVRAEGTCNTTSCVNVLVTVNPPATVNAGSDITICASATATLTGSIGGGASSATWSGGTGTYNPNNTTLNAVYTPSAAEITAGTVTLTLTTNDPTGPCPAVYDNVKIIIYPVPTIDAGDNQTICKGSTVTLAGTIGGAATSATWSGGTGSFNPNANTLNAVYTPSTAEANAGTVTLTLTTNDPSGPCTALSDNMTITINPIPTVEASANQTICAGYTVTLAGSVGGAASSGTWSGGTGNFNPNASTLNAIYTPSTAEINAGTVTLTLTTNDPSGPCSAVSDNMTITINPLPIAYNVTGGGEYCSGGIGLPICISSSQNGISYQLQYNGANTGLPIAGTGSALCFPNQTAAGTYTVIATNTTTSCQNNMTGNAVIVINPLPVANAGLDFSIPNGTNTTLSGSATNGSVPYTYSWTPTDSLVDPNIQNPVTTNLNFTTVFTLNVADIKGCTSSDQVVVTITGGPLTVSSVSATPNEICFGDSAQIAAFASGGSGTYTYSWLSNPTGFVDSTQSPFVHPDTTTTYIVTANDGWNNAYDSVMVIVNPLPIAYIVSGSGSYCAGGTGLDVCLSFSDIGISYQLQFNGVNIGTPLMGNDSFLCFENQTNAGVYTVIATDTATHCVNTMTGTATITINPNPVVNAGTDITIPYGTTTTLNGSATGGSGNYLYFWTPADSVINANITNPLTTNLNATTTFTLTVIDKATGCIGTDDVVITVVGHPINIIALNASPNAICYGDSTLLNAIADGGSGVYTYSWLSNPSGFVDSTQSPMVHPLDTTTYIVTADDGYNTISDSITIIVNPLPILYNVTVSDNGVYCASEPGVLVGLNNSEINVEYELYFNGTSTGLNIAGTGSVISFGYQTAGTYLIIATNTITHCTDTMNGFANIIVNPLPVTYNLSGSGEYCLSGSGVTLTLSGSQLGVNYTLYLNGAPTNIDTLGTGSAINFPDQPTGNYTIIATDTLTHCVDTMNGIANVVVNPLPTIYNLSGSGSYCASGSGVTLTLSGSQLGVNYTLYLNGSPTNIDTLGTGSAINFNNQPAGVYMIVATDISHTTLCTDTMSGIATVTVNPLPIAYDLTAAGNGEYCASYPGVALQLSGSQVGVNYTLYLNGNNTNIVISGTGSAISFPEQPAGTYTVIAEYVSPNTHCSDTMNGEATIIVNPLPEKFNLFPTNAQYCASDSGVEIGLDGSQLNVQYVLFVNGIPTGETLMGTGDTISFGIQPAGTYIVIATDTITTCQNNMTGSSTITINPLPNPYDINPSGTTQYCTGGTGITVLLSDSDPGVDYMLYLNGVSTGIHVAGTGSPISFGNQLSGDYIIIATNIATDCKDTMNGFANITVFSNPPIDAGDDTSICAGSSAVLNANIGTSYEYLWNPSTGLSATNISNPTSTPSSTTTYYLTITDSNGCTASDQVTITVVDIPVVTSLSSDLTTDFGYIGNNIIITANPDGYDTYQFYVDGNLEQNSPSNVYETSTLTGTQTIYVIAEEGGCLSATDSLIIKIKSIPNAFTPDGDGINDLFAKGLDLTIINRWGQSLFEGKDGWDGKYEGKLVAAGTYFYIIKLYDKNENITELKGSVNVAGK; this is encoded by the coding sequence ATGAAAAACCTCTACAAGTATTTATTTGGTATTGCTATTTTTTGCATTATCTCTTTATTTAATGAAGTTAATGCCACCACTGTAACAATAGGTACAGGAACTTCTTATCAAAGACAGCCATTTGGAATGTATTATGGATATGAAAGAAGCTCGGCAATATATACAAGTACGGAAATAGGAGGTACAGGAAGTATCACATCGCTTGGATTTAATGTTGAAGCTTCTCAAACATCATCTGCTTCAGTGGTTATCTATTTAAAAACAACCACATCATCTATACAAACAGCAGGAACCTGGGCAAACATGATATCTGGTGCTACTACTGTATACAGCGGTACGCTTAGTTTTACCAGCACCGGGTGGAAAACTATTACATTAACTACACCGTTCAACTATACTGGAGATAATTTAATGGTTTGTATTGAAACTAATTATGGTGGAACAGGATCAACTTCATATCCCTATTTCAGATATACTTCTTCAACATCGAAACATGAAATTTGGTATCAGAATACAAGTGCGCCCACAGGTAATGGAACAGTAAACTCATACAGACCAAATATTCAAATTACATATGATAATTGCGCCGTTCCTACTACTCAAGCAACGAACATCACCTCCAGTGATATTTGCGCGAGTGAAGCTACCATAAGCTGGACCAGAGGAAATGGCAGTAACTGCGCTGTATTTATGTACCAGGGGTCAACAGGAACTGCGGCTCCTATTAATGGAACTACATATACGGCAAATACTGCTTTTGGAAGCGGAACACAAATTGGAACATCAGGATGGTACTGTATTTACAATGGAGGAGGCACCAGTGTTTCAGTTACAGGATTAACTGCAAGTACTGCATACAGGGTACAAGTTTGTGAATACAATTGTGCAACAACTAATACAAAATACAATACAACAAGTACAACAAATAATCCTAATAATTTTTCGACAACTTCAGTTCCTTGTTATTGTGATGCAAGTGCAACCACTTGTCAGGAATATATTTCGAGAGTCCAATTAGGGACAATTGATAACTCTACAGTATGCACCAGCGGTGGTTATACTGATTATACTGCACAATCTACTAATATGAGTATTGGCAGTAATTATTCTATTGTTGTTACTAATGGCAGTGGCGGAGTAAGCGACCAGTGTGGTATCTGGATTGACTGGAACCAGGATGGTGATTTTGGGGACCCCAATGAAACCGTTACCGTTTTAGGTACTCCGGGAGCCGGACAATATACTGCTACTGTAGCTCCTCCTGCAAGTTCAACATTAGGAACTACAAGAATGAGAGTTAGAATTACTTATACAGGAACACTAGACCCTTGTGGTACCACAAATTATGGTGAAGTAGAAGACTATTCCATAAATGTTCAGGCTGGTTCATGCGTTACGCCCGGAGCTCCTATAAATGTAACAGGCACAGCAACAGGACTTACTACTGCTAACTTATCATGGGCTGCCGGTTCACCAACTGGTAGCGCTACAATTACTTATTACTGGGTAGTTGGTACCAGTCCTACAGTAGATTATAATAGTGTTACTACACATGGATATACTAATGGAACTTCAGCTACTGTTTCAACGCTACTCTGTAATACTACTTATTATTTAAGGGTATATGCCTCATCAAGCTGTAATGGTACCACTTCTGATTATACTACTTCTGCTACTTTTACTACAAATCCATGTCCTGTTATTCCTGCAAATGATCAATGCTCAGGAGCAATTGCTTTAAGTTGTAACTCATCTACACCGGGAACTACAACTGCTGCTACTTCAACTGGTGACCCTACAGCTACCTGCGGAACAACAATTACTGCTCCCGGAGTTTGGTATAAATATACTTCAACAGGAGCAAATGATGTTACTGTAAGTCTTTGCGGTTCTGCCCTGGACACAAAATTAAGTATCTACTCCGGGACTTGTGCATCGCTGTCTTGTATTACAGGAGAAGATGATGATTATACCATATGCGGAGATAATGACCCTTCTATCACTTTTACATCTGTAAATGGAACAACATATTATTTCTTTGTTCACGGAACAGGAACAGCCACAGGTGATTTTACCATAAATGTTACATGTTCACCTATAACATTACCAAACTGCCCAACACTAAACAGCCCATCAAATGGAGCAACAAATATCGGTACAGCTGCATCACTTAACTGGACTGCACCCACAACCGGTGGTGCTGTTGTTTCTTACAATGTATATTTTGGCACAAGTAGTAACCCTCCTTTTGTAGCTAATGTTGGAACTGCTCTTACATATTCACCTACCGGTATGACTGCAGGTACAACTTATTACTGGAAAGTTACTTCAGTAAATGCTGCCGGTGAAAGCAGCAGTTGTACCATCAAAAGATTTACAACAAGTTCTATAACTGATTTAACTGTAAACAATACTTCTTATACTGCTTCTTACATGGTTGAACATTACCTGATTTCCGGTTGTCTCGAAGATTCTTTAGTTAAATTTACAGGAAATTCAAGGCAAATTGGATACTTCCAGGGAGGAAGTTCAACAATAGGTTACCATAGCGGAATAGTTTTATCATCAGGAAATGCTAAAGATGCGGAAGGACCTAATTCATATACAAATAATGGTATAGATTATGGTGGTGATGGGGATGCAACTATTAATGCTATTTCTGGTTACGATTCAGAAGATGCTGCAGTACTTGAATTTTATTTTAAACCATCAAGTAATACTGTTTCTTTTAGATACACTTTTGCCTCAGAAGAATATAATGAATGGGTAGGAAGCACATATAATGATGCTTTTGGCTTCTTCCTTACCGGTGGACCCGAAAATTATAATAGTAAAAACATTGCATTAATTCCGGGAACATCTACACCAGTAACTATTAATAATGTTAATCACGGACATGCAGATTCAGGATGTGGGCCTGGTCCAGGAACTAATCCTTCTTATTTCCGTGATAATGCATGTACTGTTTCAGGTTCATACCCATACAAAATAGAATGTGATGGATTAACCACTGTGCTTACTGCTACAGCTGCGGTAACACCTTGTAAATGGTATCATATAAAATTAGTTGTTGCTGACGTTAGCGATGGAATTTATGATAGCTGGGTATTTCTTGAAGCCAACAGTTTCTCTTCAGGAAGTGGTGTTGCTATGAGTGTTGCCAATCCAACCGGTACTAAACATAGTTACGAAGGATGTACTTCTAGTATCACATTCACCCGTACAGATACTGTTGATACCTCTGCTCCAATTAATGTAAGCTATTCTATGGGAGGTACAACAACATCTGGAACTGATTATACAGCGCCACAGAATCCTGTTACTATACCTATAGGTGTAAATTCCGTTACGATTCCTTTATATACCAATAGTGACGGAGTAACCGAAGGAATTGAATCAATTATTATTACTGTTACTGCGGGTGGATGCCCTTGCAATCCTGATATTATAAAAGACACTATATTCCTTCATGATTTTGTTGGAGTTTCCGCACATATCCAGGAAGCTGACCAATCAATTTGTAATGGAGCTTCTGTTACTTTACATGGTGTAGTTACAGCCGGAAATTACTACCAATACTCATGGTCATCATCAGGAGGAATGGCAACTGTTCATACTCAAAATATTACTGTATCACCGACTTCAACTACTTATTATTATCTGCTTGTAAGAGATTCATGTGAAAATGTAGCAAGGGATACAGTACGAATTACAGTAAATACATTTTCAAGTATACCAACTTCGGCAACTGCCACACCTTCCACTATATGTAATGGAGAAAGTACTACATTAGCTGTTGTTGGTGGTTCTTTAGGTACTGGTGCAACATGGCACTGGTACAGCAGTAGCTGTGGAGGAACAGCAGTAGGAACAGGTTCATCAATTTCCGTTTCACCTACTACCAGTACTACATATTATGTAAGGGCTGAAGGAACATGTAATACTACAAGCTGTGTAAATGTTTTGGTTACTGTAAATCCTCCTGCAACAGTAAATGCAGGTAGCGATATAACAATCTGCGCGAGCGCTACTGCAACTCTTACAGGAAGCATTGGCGGAGGAGCTTCAAGTGCAACATGGAGTGGCGGGACCGGCACATATAATCCGAATAATACTACTCTTAATGCTGTTTATACTCCATCTGCGGCAGAAATAACAGCAGGAACAGTTACTTTGACATTAACCACTAACGATCCTACCGGACCATGCCCGGCTGTATACGATAATGTTAAAATAATAATATACCCTGTACCTACTATTGATGCCGGCGACAACCAAACTATCTGCAAAGGTTCTACGGTAACTCTTGCTGGTACTATAGGTGGTGCTGCAACAAGTGCTACATGGAGCGGTGGAACGGGTAGTTTTAATCCAAATGCCAACACATTAAATGCTGTTTATACTCCTTCTACAGCTGAAGCAAATGCAGGTACAGTTACTCTTACCTTAACTACTAATGACCCATCTGGCCCATGTACTGCATTAAGCGATAATATGACAATTACTATCAATCCTATACCAACCGTTGAAGCCAGTGCTAACCAAACTATTTGTGCAGGATATACAGTTACTCTTGCCGGAAGTGTTGGAGGTGCAGCATCAAGTGGTACCTGGAGCGGTGGCACAGGAAACTTTAATCCAAATGCTTCAACATTAAATGCCATTTATACTCCTTCTACAGCTGAAATCAATGCAGGCACAGTTACACTTACGTTAACTACAAATGACCCATCAGGACCTTGTAGTGCAGTAAGCGATAACATGACTATTACAATAAACCCATTACCTATTGCATATAATGTTACCGGAGGTGGAGAATATTGTTCCGGCGGAATAGGATTACCTATCTGCATAAGCAGTTCTCAAAATGGGATAAGTTATCAATTGCAGTACAATGGAGCAAATACAGGTCTTCCCATTGCAGGAACCGGTTCCGCCTTATGTTTCCCTAATCAGACAGCAGCAGGAACATATACTGTTATTGCAACAAATACAACAACATCATGTCAGAACAATATGACTGGCAATGCAGTTATTGTAATAAATCCGTTACCTGTAGCTAATGCAGGTCTTGATTTTTCAATTCCAAATGGAACAAATACAACTCTTAGTGGTTCCGCAACCAATGGGAGTGTTCCATATACATACTCATGGACTCCAACTGACAGTCTTGTCGATCCTAATATCCAAAATCCGGTTACCACAAATCTTAACTTTACAACTGTATTTACTTTAAATGTCGCAGATATAAAAGGATGCACAAGCAGCGACCAGGTTGTTGTTACAATAACAGGAGGTCCGTTAACGGTAAGCTCTGTTTCAGCCACACCAAATGAAATATGTTTTGGTGATTCTGCTCAAATAGCAGCATTTGCCAGCGGTGGTAGTGGCACGTATACCTATTCATGGTTATCCAACCCTACAGGATTTGTTGACTCCACACAAAGTCCTTTTGTTCACCCTGACACTACTACAACTTATATAGTTACTGCTAATGATGGATGGAATAACGCTTACGATTCTGTTATGGTAATTGTAAATCCATTGCCAATAGCATATATTGTATCAGGAAGTGGTTCGTATTGTGCAGGAGGTACAGGATTAGATGTATGTTTAAGTTTTTCTGATATCGGGATAAGTTATCAACTTCAATTCAATGGGGTAAACATAGGAACTCCGCTTATGGGGAATGATTCATTCCTGTGTTTCGAGAATCAAACTAACGCCGGCGTATATACTGTTATAGCAACTGATACAGCAACCCATTGCGTAAACACAATGACGGGTACCGCAACAATTACTATCAACCCTAATCCTGTTGTTAATGCAGGAACAGATATAACGATACCCTACGGGACAACTACTACTTTGAATGGCTCAGCAACAGGTGGAAGCGGAAACTATTTATACTTCTGGACACCTGCTGATAGCGTTATTAATGCCAATATCACCAATCCATTAACAACAAATTTAAATGCAACAACAACTTTTACCTTAACTGTAATTGATAAAGCTACAGGTTGTATTGGAACAGATGATGTTGTTATTACAGTTGTCGGACATCCAATAAATATAATAGCATTAAATGCATCACCAAATGCAATATGCTATGGCGATTCAACTTTACTAAATGCTATTGCAGATGGAGGTAGCGGGGTGTATACTTATTCTTGGTTGTCAAACCCATCAGGATTTGTTGATTCTACACAGAGCCCGATGGTTCATCCTCTTGATACTACAACTTATATTGTAACTGCTGATGACGGTTATAATACCATTTCTGATTCTATTACAATTATTGTTAATCCATTACCGATTTTATATAATGTAACTGTATCCGATAATGGAGTATATTGCGCTTCGGAACCCGGAGTATTGGTAGGTTTAAATAATTCTGAAATCAATGTTGAATATGAATTATATTTTAATGGAACTTCAACAGGGTTAAACATAGCAGGAACAGGTTCAGTAATCAGTTTCGGGTATCAGACAGCCGGAACATATTTAATTATTGCTACCAATACTATTACTCATTGTACTGATACCATGAATGGATTCGCTAACATTATTGTTAATCCACTTCCTGTAACATATAATTTATCTGGCAGTGGGGAATATTGTTTATCAGGATCAGGAGTTACATTAACACTTAGTGGTTCGCAATTAGGCGTTAATTATACTTTATATTTAAATGGTGCACCTACAAATATTGATACGCTTGGAACAGGATCAGCAATAAATTTCCCGGATCAACCCACTGGTAATTATACTATAATTGCTACAGATACTTTAACCCATTGTGTTGATACCATGAATGGAATTGCTAATGTAGTTGTTAATCCATTACCTACTATATATAATTTATCAGGAAGCGGCTCATATTGCGCATCTGGATCAGGAGTTACATTAACACTTAGTGGTTCGCAATTAGGCGTTAATTATACTTTATATTTAAATGGCTCCCCAACTAACATTGATACATTAGGGACTGGCTCTGCAATTAATTTCAATAATCAACCCGCAGGTGTTTATATGATAGTTGCAACAGATATTTCTCACACAACACTCTGCACAGACACAATGAGTGGTATTGCAACTGTTACTGTTAACCCGCTTCCAATTGCATATGATTTAACAGCAGCAGGAAATGGAGAGTATTGTGCATCATATCCCGGTGTTGCATTACAACTTAGCGGTTCACAGGTAGGTGTAAACTATACATTATACCTGAATGGCAATAATACCAATATTGTCATTTCTGGTACAGGCAGTGCTATTTCTTTCCCGGAACAACCTGCCGGAACTTACACGGTGATTGCAGAATATGTTTCGCCAAACACACATTGTTCAGATACCATGAATGGCGAAGCAACTATTATTGTTAACCCGCTTCCCGAAAAATTTAACTTATTCCCAACAAATGCTCAATATTGCGCATCGGATAGTGGCGTTGAAATTGGACTTGACGGTTCACAGCTAAATGTTCAGTATGTTTTATTTGTTAACGGCATTCCAACTGGCGAAACACTTATGGGAACAGGCGATACAATTAGTTTTGGTATTCAACCTGCCGGTACATATATAGTCATTGCTACAGATACAATTACAACTTGTCAGAATAATATGACCGGAAGCTCCACAATTACTATAAACCCATTACCCAACCCTTATGATATAAATCCATCAGGCACTACTCAATATTGTACAGGAGGTACTGGAATAACAGTATTATTAAGCGATTCCGATCCGGGAGTTGATTATATGTTATATTTAAATGGAGTTTCAACAGGAATACATGTAGCAGGAACAGGTAGTCCAATAAGTTTCGGAAATCAACTCTCAGGAGATTATATTATAATTGCTACAAACATTGCAACCGATTGTAAAGATACAATGAATGGCTTTGCAAATATTACTGTTTTCAGCAATCCGCCAATTGATGCAGGAGATGATACTTCTATTTGTGCTGGTTCATCAGCTGTACTTAATGCAAACATTGGAACTTCATATGAATATTTATGGAATCCTTCAACAGGATTAAGCGCTACAAACATTTCGAATCCAACCTCTACACCATCATCAACTACTACTTACTATTTGACCATAACCGATAGTAATGGTTGTACTGCAAGTGACCAGGTTACAATTACTGTTGTGGATATTCCTGTAGTAACTTCGTTGAGCAGCGACCTGACAACTGATTTTGGCTATATAGGAAATAATATCATCATTACTGCTAATCCCGATGGTTACGATACGTATCAATTCTATGTTGATGGTAATTTAGAACAAAATAGCCCGTCGAATGTTTATGAAACTAGTACATTAACAGGAACACAAACTATTTATGTGATAGCAGAAGAAGGAGGATGCTTATCAGCAACGGATTCATTAATTATTAAAATAAAATCGATACCTAATGCATTTACTCCTGATGGCGATGGCATAAATGATTTATTCGCTAAAGGTTTGGATTTAACCATCATTAACAGGTGGGGACAATCTTTATTTGAAGGTAAGGATGGATGGGACGGAAAATACGAGGGTAAGCTTGTTGCCGCAGGTACTTATTTTTATATAATTAAACTATACGACAAAAATGAAAATATCACCGAACTAAAGGGAAGTGTTAATGTTGCAGGAAAATAA
- a CDS encoding T9SS type A sorting domain-containing protein, translating to MKKLITISLICFFMLAYNATKAQIFTSDFETWTGNVPANWAVATTVSNLEADSVIPYATSVHSGDSACRLVNRQGTSSHKRFTTQAVSVTSGTTYAINFWVRGHGSIRTALYSGSAYGTYNAWINVNSTSWALQTQSVTATTTSSTAQFIFSIASTFADMDDIQIDDVTIGVAVIDTVSIHDIQYTTAIPANSPYNNQTVYTGGIVTAKYKSGYFIQNGSGSWNGLFVYDATNAASVTRGDSVIIKGIVTEYNNLTEMKTITSFTKVNSGNAEPAPYVVTGANSNNEEFESVLVTILNANCLTTADTNGVWLVYDTDTTYIDSLIYIYSPVIGTTYDITGVNYYIKGAYSYVSGKLAIEPRDVNDISIHTGINEIENDNINIYPNPVSDILYVNNLIGTEKIQIINILGETIKDVKASGTKETINVSDLSKGIYILNINNNGRNLSKKISIE from the coding sequence ATGAAAAAATTAATTACAATTTCACTAATTTGCTTCTTTATGCTTGCTTATAATGCAACTAAAGCGCAAATTTTTACCAGCGATTTCGAAACATGGACTGGTAATGTACCGGCCAACTGGGCAGTAGCAACTACAGTATCAAATCTTGAAGCCGACAGCGTTATCCCATACGCTACTAGTGTTCATTCCGGAGATTCTGCTTGCAGACTTGTAAACAGGCAAGGTACTTCTTCTCATAAAAGATTTACAACTCAAGCTGTTTCTGTTACTTCAGGAACAACATATGCTATTAATTTTTGGGTAAGAGGTCATGGAAGTATTAGAACAGCATTATATTCGGGATCTGCTTATGGAACGTATAACGCATGGATTAATGTGAACTCAACTAGCTGGGCTTTACAAACACAAAGCGTAACTGCTACTACCACTTCTAGTACAGCTCAATTTATTTTCTCTATAGCATCAACATTTGCTGATATGGATGACATTCAAATTGATGATGTTACTATCGGTGTAGCAGTTATTGATACAGTTTCAATTCATGATATTCAGTATACAACAGCAATACCTGCAAATTCTCCATATAATAATCAAACAGTTTATACTGGAGGTATTGTAACAGCTAAATATAAATCAGGATATTTTATTCAAAATGGCAGTGGATCATGGAATGGACTTTTTGTTTATGATGCTACTAATGCAGCAAGTGTTACCCGGGGAGATTCTGTTATAATTAAAGGAATTGTTACAGAATATAATAATCTTACTGAAATGAAAACGATAACCAGCTTTACAAAAGTAAATTCAGGTAATGCTGAACCTGCACCTTATGTAGTTACAGGAGCCAATTCAAATAATGAAGAATTCGAAAGTGTATTGGTTACAATACTAAATGCTAATTGTCTGACAACAGCTGATACTAATGGTGTTTGGCTTGTTTATGATACAGATACTACTTATATCGATTCTCTGATATATATTTATTCTCCTGTTATTGGGACTACTTATGATATTACCGGGGTGAATTATTATATCAAAGGAGCATATTCATATGTAAGCGGGAAACTTGCAATTGAGCCAAGAGATGTTAATGATATTTCAATTCATACTGGTATAAATGAAATTGAAAATGACAATATAAATATTTATCCTAATCCCGTTTCTGATATTCTTTATGTAAATAATTTAATTGGTACAGAAAAAATACAAATTATTAATATTCTTGGCGAAACAATAAAAGATGTTAAAGCCTCGGGAACTAAAGAAACAATCAACGTTAGTGATTTGTCTAAAGGTATATATATTCTTAATATCAATAATAATGGTAGAAATTTATCTAAGAAAATTTCTATTGAATAA